A window from Festucalex cinctus isolate MCC-2025b chromosome 12, RoL_Fcin_1.0, whole genome shotgun sequence encodes these proteins:
- the LOC144031797 gene encoding uncharacterized protein LOC144031797, with protein sequence MEPHRGRIVTGAGEPQAAMKRRQTTPQDEDPAEDILQLRPHSPPSSSSSSHSPLSTMPASASALLALASPATRRSLSVGDFRRVTGAMLAASEPASASATAPSSKLVTPSSSMEFEAARRRLLEVEERQRVVREMERRLEELREVFVRSEQEVVMHGERLARMSAAAQQSEIYVAEGSQRLKKGLKFKKHRPTIVFSSMLGLRTCLPWPVKLK encoded by the coding sequence ATGGAGCCGCACCGGGGACGCATCGTTACCGGAGCCGGTGAACCGCAGGCGGCGATGAAGAGACGACAGACGACCCCGCAGGATGAAGATCCCGCCGAGGACATCCTACAGCTCCGTCCTCACTCGcctccatcctcctcctcctcatcccatTCCCCTCTATCGACCATGCCAGCCTCGGCGTCCGCCCTCCTGGCTCTGGCCTCGCCGGCAACCCGTCGCTCCCTCTCCGTGGGCGACTTCCGCAGGGTGACGGGCGCCATGCTGGCCGCCTCCGAGCCGGCGTCCGCCTCGGCCACGGCGCCGTCCTCCAAGCTGGTGACTCCGAGCTCCAGCATGGAGTTCGAAGCGGCTCGCCGGCGCCTCCTGGAGGTGGAGGAGCGCCAGCGGGTCGTACGGGAGATGGAGCGGAGATTGGAGGAGCTCCGGGAGGTGTTCGTGCGCTCCGAGCAGGAGGTGGTGATGCACGGGGAGCGACTGGCCAGGATGTCGGCCGCCGCCCAGCAAAGCGAGATCTACGTGGCTGAGGGTAGCCAGCGCTTGAAGAAGGGACTTAAGTTCAAGAAGCACCGGCCCACCATTGTTTTCTCCTCCATGCTGGGACTCCGAACGTGCCTGCCTTGGCCCGTGAAGCTCAAGTAG
- the LOC144032111 gene encoding kelch domain-containing protein 1-like: protein MESSSGSRSELVARERSGHTAVVEGDLLYVWGGYMSVADDEVFLPNDEIWVYDLIQGVWQVFHMTGEVPPSMSGTCSCSLNGNMYIFGGCDDNGQTNQMYHVMLTGAIGHYAWTKVVHRDGSAPSPRDKLSCWVYKGRIIYFGGYGHKFVAELDRRNRSFIVDDLSEDIMWGWNNEVHIFDPTPSSWTRPETYGRAPAPRAAQACAMLGNRGYICGGRIRETRTNDIHCLDLDSWTWSEIVPVSSLPVGRSWHSLTAVSDSTLFLFGGLSVDCKPMSDGWIFDVERKTWREVEHPFKNKPRLWHTACPGKDSDVIVFGGSCDYILLVDTGHCNDALVFQMAPYPLFRICEDYIAENASEYGALQKQLPLLPPKLCASVKKRMSFYRPSKKQHTQIL from the exons ATGGAGTCTTCGTCCGGGAGCCGCTCGGAACTGGTGGCCCGAGAACGTAGTGGACACACAGCGGTGGTGGAGGGCGACCTGCTGTATGTGTGGGGAGGCTACATG TCTGTTGCTGATGATGAAGTGTTCCTCCCCAATGATGAAATCTGGGTGTATGACCTCATACAAGGCGTATG GCAGGTGTTCCACATGACAGGGGAAGTCCCGCCCTCCATGTCAGGGACCTGCAGCTGTTCCCTAAATGGTAACATGTACATCTTTGGAGGTTGTGATGACAATGGTCAGACCAATCAG ATGTATCACGTCATGCTGACAGGCGCCATCGGCCATTACGCATGGACCAAAGTCGTCCACCGTGACGGTTCTGCGCCATCGCCTCGAGACAAACTGTCCTGCTGGGTTTACAAAGGAAG GATCATCTACTTTGGAGGATATGGTCACAAATTTGTGGCAGAGTTGGACAGAAGAAACAGGAGCTTCATTGTAGATGATTTATCGGAG GACATCATGTGGGGATGGAACAATGAAGTTCACATATTTGACCCCACGCCCTCCAGTTGGACTCGACCTGAAACGTACGGCCGCGCTCCGGCCCCCCGAGCAGCCCAAGCCTGCGCCATGCTCGGAAATCGGGGCTACATTTGTGGCGGGAGAATTAGG GAAACCCGAACGAATGACATTCACTGCTTAGACCTTGACTCGTGGACATGGTCGGAAAT AGTCCCTGTGTCCAGCCTTCCAGTGGGCAGGTCATGGCATTCGCTCACAGCGGTGTCTGACAGCACCTTGTTCCTATTTGGAGGTCTCAGTGTGGACTGTAAACCTATGA GTGACGGCTGGATCTTCGATGTGGAGAGGAAGACATGGCGAGAAGTGGAGCATCCTTTTAAGAACAAGCCAAG GTTGTGGCACACGGCTTGTCCGGGCAAGGACTCTGATGTCATCGTGTTTGGAGGCAGCTGTGATTACATCCTTCTTGTTGACACT GGTCACTGCAATGACGCACTCGTCTTCCAGATGGCGCCATACCCACTCTTCAG GATTTGCGAGGACTACATCGCAGAGAACGCAAGCGAGTATGGCGCGCTCCAAAAGCAGCTTCCACTTCTTCCTCCTAAACTGTGCGCATCAGTGAAGAAGAGGATGTCTTTCTACAGGCCTTCAAAGAAACAACACACGCAAATTCTCTGA
- the LOC144032112 gene encoding uncharacterized protein LOC144032112 — protein MGSGTSRGTKVAPAGLGETKPAKASSSVASSKRDAFDALRAHARRRAPVDCHSAGNDSELSGDDDDADAELDGYDEAGTAARPRGKKEQAASKKAFTRSRTYGLCHFSSGEEDEQQQGVSFSTTSSSSSGPGGAQGPHGSREGDNNKRNHHAFTPPPNCPQAFLTTGPIQDVALSQTQTTSGQRTPPLTTPVILYDGSEEELMDTIEREFS, from the exons ATGGGCAGCGGAACGAGCCGCGGGACTAAAGTGGCACCTGCGGGACTCGGCGAGACGAAGCCGGCGAAAGCCTCATCTTCCGTCGCGTCGTCCAAACGAGACGCTTTCGACGCTTTGAGGGCACACGCCCGCCGCCGAGCGCCGGTGGACTGTCACAGCGCCGGCAACGACTCGGAGCTCTCCGGGGACGACGACGACGCGGACGCCGAGCTGGACGGTTACGACGAGGCGGGAACGGCGGCTCGTCCGAGGGGGAAGAAGGAGCAGGCGGCGTCCAAGAAGGCTTTCACGAGGTCCAGGACGTACGGATTGTGTCACTTCAGTAGCGGGGAGGAagatgagcagcagcagggggtGTCCTTCtccaccacctcctcctcctcctctggcCCTGGTGGGGCACAGGGGCCACATGGCTCCAGGGAAGGAGACAACAACAAGAGGAACCATCATGCCTTCACACCTCCACCTAAT TGTCCTCAGGCCTTCTTGACAACAGGACCAATACAAGATGTCGCCTTATCGCAAACACAGAC CACTTCTGGCCAGCGCACACCTCCTCTCACCACGCCAGTCATCCTATACGATGGCTCTGAAGAAGAACTGATGGACACTATTGAGAGAGAATTTAGTTGA